A window of the Harmonia axyridis chromosome 5, icHarAxyr1.1, whole genome shotgun sequence genome harbors these coding sequences:
- the LOC123679753 gene encoding ADP,ATP carrier protein 1-like yields MPSDAVGFLKDFLAGGISAAVAKTAVAPIERVKLILQVQAASQQIASGAQYKGMVDAFVRIPKEQGYLSFWRGNMANVLRYFPTQALNFAFKDVYKQLFMSGVDKEKQFWRYFAANLASGGAAGATSLCFVYPLDYARTRLGADVGKTSGDRQYSGLIDCISKTIKSDGPIGLYRGFVVSVQGIVIYRASYFGMFDTFKGMLPNPKNTPFIVSFLIAEAVTTTAGIISYPFDTVRRRMMMQSGRAKKDIMYKNTLDCWMKISKNEGPTAFFKGAFSNVLRGTGGALVLVFYDELKKLL; encoded by the coding sequence ATGCCTTCCGATGCTGTCGGTTTTCTGAAAGACTTCCTGGCGGGCGGAATATCAGCCGCTGTGGCCAAAACAGCAGTCGCCCCGATCGAGAGAGTCAAGCTTATATTGCAAGTTCAAGCAGCGTCACAGCAGATAGCCAGTGGCGCCCAGTACAAAGGGATGGTAGACGCTTTTGTGAGAATACCAAAGGAGCAAGGATATCTGAGCTTCTGGCGCGGAAACATGGCGAACGTTTTGAGGTATTTCCCTACCCAAGCGTTGAACTTTGCGTTCAAGGATGTTTACAAGCAGCTATTTATGAGTGGCGTGGATAAGGAGAAGCAGTTTTGGAGATATTTCGCCGCTAATTTGGCGTCAGGTGGAGCTGCTGGTGCTACTTCGTTGTGCTTCGTGTACCCCTTGGACTACGCTAGGACTCGCCTGGGGGCCGACGTTGGCAAGACTTCAGGTGATCGGCAGTACAGTGGACTCATAGACTGCATTTCCAAAACTATAAAATCGGACGGACCTATTGGGTTATACAGAGGTTTCGTCGTATCCGTTCAAGGTATTGTGATCTACAGAGCCTCATATTTTGGGATGTTCGATACCTTCAAGGGGATGCTGCCAAACCCGAAGAACACACCTTTTATCGTGTCTTTCCTGATAGCTGAAGCGGTGACGACGACCGCTGGTATAATTTCTTATCCTTTCGATACTGTGAGAAGACGTATGATGATGCAGAGTGGCAGGGCGAAAAAGGACATCATGTATAAGAACACGTTGGATTGCTGGATGAAGATATCGAAGAACGAGGGTCCTACTGCCTTCTTTAAGGGTGCGTTTTCCAATGTGCTTAGAGGAACTGGTGGAGCTTTGGTCCTGGTGTTCTACGACGAGTTGAAGAAGTTACTTTAA